From a single Nicotiana tabacum cultivar K326 chromosome 8, ASM71507v2, whole genome shotgun sequence genomic region:
- the LOC107801984 gene encoding purple acid phosphatase 17-like: MAKFSKNSMVLCFWLVIVFVISCANGVRLKKFDHPTKGDGTLNFLVLGDWGRKGTFNQSHVAQKMGRIGEELNIDFVVSTGDNFYDNGLTGVYDPNFVESFTNIYTAKSLQKQWYSVLGNHDYRGNVEAQLSPYLRKIDRRWLCLRSFIVNAEIAEIFMVDTTPFVQDYFTNPKDHTYDWRGVIPPNTYTANILKDVEKALSESRARWKIVVGHHAIRSVGHHGDTQVLVDRLLPMLRAYNVDFYMNGHDHCLEHISDTESPIQFLTSGAGSKAWRGDVKGLNREDVNFFHDGQGFMSVQLTPTEAEIKYYDVFGRVLHRWNRSKLLHSAI, from the exons ATGGCAAAGTTTTCCAAGAATTCCATGGTTCTGTGCTTTTGGCTAGTCATTGTTTTTGTAATCTCTTGTGCAAATGGTGTTAGGCTTAAGAAATTTGATCACCCCACTAAAGGTGATGGCACTCTTAACTTCTTGGTTCTTGGTGACTGGGGAAGAAAGGGCACCTTTAATCAATCTCACGTAGCTCAAAAG ATGGGAAGAATCGGAGAGGAGCTAAACATTGATTTTGTAGTATCAACTGGTGATAATTTCTATGATAACGGATTGACAGGGGTGTACGATCCAAATTTTGTAGAGTCATTTACCAATATATATACAGCAAAGAGCTTACAGAAACAATGGTATAGTG TATTAGGCAATCATGATTACAGAGGAAATGTAGAAGCGCAACTCAGTCCTTACCTTAGGAAAATTGATAGAAGATGGCTTTGTTTAAGGTCTTTCATAGTTAATGCAG AAATTGCTGAAATATTCATGGTGGATACAACTCCATTCGTGCAAGATTATTTCACGAATCCTAAGGATCATACCTATGACTGGCGAGGTGTGATCCCTCCAAACACATACACTGCGAACATATTAAAA GATGTTGAAAAAGCCTTGAGTGAATCGAGGGCGAGATGGAAAATAGTAGTAGGGCATCACGCCATTAGAAGTGTTGGGCATCATGGCGACACTCAAGTACTTGTGGATCGCCTTCTTCCTATGCTTAGG GCATACAATGTTGATTTTTACATGAATGGACACGATCACTGCCTTGAACATATTAGCGACACCGAAAG TCCGATTCAATTTTTAACAAGTGGGGCAGGGTCAAAGGCATGGAGAGGAGATGTGAAAGGATTAAATAGAGAAGACGTGAACTTTTTCCACGATGGACAAGGTTTCATGTCTGTCCAGTTAACACCAACAGAAGCTGAGATCAAGTACTATGATGTTTTTGGTAGAGTGCTACATAGATGGAATAGGTCCAAGTTGCTTCACTCAGctatttag
- the LOC107801985 gene encoding protein AGENET DOMAIN (AGD)-CONTAINING P1-like yields MAPPKTTLNFKKHQFRMAMLSQTIKALAFKTRKLFQKGDQVDVASQEYGFIGSYYTATIVSFDCTNFQYRVKYKTLLTDDKSAPLEETVTAAEVRPLPPDKNETTPENDFHMYDMVDVFDNDGWWIGFIYWKIGTKCYVYFPTTGDKIAYPSHVLRFHQEWSNGKWKNSNKREDVDLY; encoded by the coding sequence ATGGCCCCACCTAAAACCACACTTAATTTCAAGAAGCACCAATTCAGAATGGCGATGCTCTCACAGACAATAAAAGCATTAGCATTCAAGACAAGAAAATTATTCCAAAAGGGTGATCAAGTTGATGTGGCAAGTCAAGAATATGGCTTCATAGGCTCTTACTACACCGCAACTATTGTTTCTTTCGATTGCACTAATTTTCAGTACAGAGTCAAGTACAAGACTCTGTTGACTGATGATAAGTCTGCGCCATTAGAGGAGACTGTCACTGCCGCCGAGGTCCGCCCTCTGCCACCTGATAAAAATGAAACTACGCCAGAAAACGACTTTCACATGTACGATATGGTTGATGTATTTGACAACGATGGCTGGTGGATTGGATTTATATATTGGAAAATTGGAACAAAGTGCTATGTCTACTTTCCTACTACTGGGGATAAAATTGCATATCCTTCTCATGTGTTGAGATTTCATCAAGAATGGTCTAATGGCAAGTGGAAAAATTCCAATAAAAGggaggatgttgacttatattgA